The nucleotide window CTCTCGCTTATCGCCGGTTACGACATAATGTACCAGGCTGATACATGGTCGGCCTATAACCTGTACTACGCGGTGGCCTACGTCACCGCCGCCGGCCTGTACCTCCTGCTCACCCTGCCCACGGCCTACCTGGCCAGGCGGCTCGAGCGGCGGATGCACGCCACCTGGGGGGCGGCCGCATGACCCTCAAGGGCTTCGCCGATCTCTTCCGACCGGAGAACATCCGCTTCCTCGGTTACGGCCTGGCCACCACCCTCGAGATGGCCATCCTGACCATCCTGATGAGCTTCGTCTTCGGGCTCGGGCTGGCCATCGCCAGGTACAGCGGGGACCGCTACCGGCACACCCGCTGGGGTCGGGGCATCGGGCTGGCGGCCTTCATCTATATCGAGGCCATCCGCAACCTACCGATGCTTCTGATCATGCTCGGCACCTACCTTCTCACCAAACAACCGGCCCTCCGCTCGGCGGTCATCGGGATGACCGTCTTCACCAGCGCGGTGATGGCCGAGATCATCCGCGGCGGGCTGATCTCGATCGACCGCGGCCAATGGGAGGCGGC belongs to Bacillota bacterium and includes:
- a CDS encoding amino acid ABC transporter permease, with translation MTLKGFADLFRPENIRFLGYGLATTLEMAILTILMSFVFGLGLAIARYSGDRYRHTRWGRGIGLAAFIYIEAIRNLPMLLIMLGTYLLTKQPALRSAVIGMTVFTSAVMAEIIRGGLISIDRGQWEAATAQGFSYQLILQHIVLPQALRRMIPPIVSQFITVVKDTAFAWALGVEEITGKGTIIFAKYVNPLETFFTIAVVYFIVNYMMSQAARAIERKLAVRTF